The following coding sequences lie in one Cercospora beticola chromosome 9, complete sequence genomic window:
- the PUP3 gene encoding proteasome core particle subunit beta 3 (MEROPS:MER0001710~BUSCO:EOG09264G4X), which yields MSSPFSINGGACVAMVGKDCVAIACDLRLGLQALTVSNNFPKIFPFGSSTYLGLTGLATDVSTVSELFRYKVNMYRLREERDISPRTFANLVSSSLYERRFGPWFVSPVVAGIDQKTGKPFICGFDSIGCIDFAKDFIVSGTASDQLFGTCEGLWEPDLEPEDLFETMSQALLSAVDRDALSGWGAHVYIIEKDKVTKRLLKGRQD from the exons ATGTCTTCGCCGTTCAGCATCA ATGGCGGTGCCTGCGTTGCCATGGTCGGCAAAGACTGTGTAGCCATCGCATGCGATCTACGTCTCGGTCTCCAAGCGCTCACAGTCTCCAACAACTTCCCCAAGATCTTCCCCTTCGGATCATCAACCTACCTCGGTCTCACAGGCCTCGCCACAGATGTCAGCACAGTGTCGGAGCTGTTCCGCTACAAAGTGAATATGTACAGATTACGGGAAGAGAGAGACATCAGCCCGAGGACGTTTGCCAACTTGGTGTCGAGTTCGTTGTATGAGAGGCGGTTTGGGCCGTGGTTCGTGTCACCTGTTGTGGCAGGTATTGATCAGAAGACAGGGAAGCCGTTCATCTGCGG ATTCGATTCGATCGGCTGTATCGACTTCGCAAAGGACTTCATCGTCTCCGGCACTGCATCAGACCAGCTCTTCGGTACATGCGAAGGTCTCTGGGAGCCCGATCTCGAGCCTGAGGACCTCTTCGAGACTATGTCGCAGGCGTTGCTGAGTGCTGTCGACCGTGATGCGCTCTCCGGCTGGGGTGCGCATGTGTACATTATCGAGAAGGACAAGGTCACGAAGCGATTGTTGAAGGGACGACAAGATTAA
- a CDS encoding mitochondrial 54S ribosomal protein mL59 has product MSAAQLPSRLLNFFAKYPPPQLRAVTATSAAVQTTSNTSSTDPNVAAVTESLSQTSMTDSATGVTDKSSHNPFLPFKNPRTGIWHGPAYSLRRQAELYKLADKYHVLPLMPIAPKHPEVKAQKRIERGLAVQGTGEGKRVKGKLWERQLRSKLEERRKAMEGMNAMIVHWKERGHGRGWKKWPK; this is encoded by the coding sequence ATGTCTGCGGCACAACTGCCTTCCCGGTTACTGAACTTTTTCGCGAAATACCCTCCACCACAACTCCGCGCAGTAACAGCGACCTCCGCGGCAGTACAAACGACCTCGAACACTTCATCAACAGATCCGAATGTCGCCGCAGTCACGGAATCATTATCACAGACCTCCATGACTGACTCCGCAACGGGTGTCACGGATAAATCGTCCCACAACCCTTTCCTACCATTCAAGAACCCACGAACCGGAATCTGGCACGGCCCAGCCTACAGTCTACGACGGCAAGCAGAACTTTACAAACTGGCCGATAAATACCATGTTTTGCCACTGATGCCCATTGCGCCCAAACACCCGGAAGTTAAAGCGCAGAAACGGATTGAGCGAGGCCTGGCAGTGCAAGGGACAGGTGAAGGCAAGAGGGTGAAGGGTAAGCTGTGGGAGAGACAATTGAGGAGCAagctggaggagaggagaaaggCGATGGAGGGTATGAATGCTATGATTGTGCATTGGAAGGAGAGAGGGCATGGAAGGGGATGGAAGAAGTGGCCGAAATAG